From the genome of Chionomys nivalis chromosome 9, mChiNiv1.1, whole genome shotgun sequence:
TAACTGAGCATGGAAATTCATTATTGGCCAACCTCTGAAGAAAGCCTGTGCATATGTGGATAGGTTtaagtatacatacatgcatgtcatTTTATCTGTTTCTTATAAGGAAAGGACAATTTTTTTCTGTACATCGACACCAAATTACATATACTTATAGataatgatttttataaataagGAGCCTTAATTCTTAACGATTAGCATTTGTTTGAAACAAACTCTCAGACATACAAAAGTGGAAAtgtttctttaaacctttcagaacaggaaaaattttattttgaatcgATAATACTCTCATGAACTGTAATTTCTGGCTATACTCAATGGAACATTTAAATAGGGACATTGAATTGAGTAATTTTCTTTATCTGTACCTTGCACACATTCTTCTCCAATATTTGGGACTTTTCATATATTGGATGGAGGTTATAAATTTCAGAGCACCTGTGGGAGTCTAAACTGTGCAGACATGTAAGTTGCTGGAATAGCAGGCAGAAGCCAAGGAATACAGTTGACTTTTCTCTGCCTTAGGAAAAGTTATTCAAATTCATTTAACTTCTATTCACTTGTCCTCCATAtgtttcatctttttcttctaaaCATCATAATTCGGTTTCTGAGGATTGCAGCATATGTACagtatttatatcattttcacCTTTCCTTCTTGTCTTAATAGCTCCTCCCATGTCCTTCTCCCATCTGTCCCAAATTCATGACTGTTTCTTTTGGTGTtgctgtgtgtacacatacagatatataatTATCTGAGCCCTCTTAGATTTGCAAATATGTACTTGTGTTCATGGCTAACAACACGGGATTTGATGCCCTATCAGTGATGTCAGTCATGGTGAATACTGATTCATGTTCTCTCAGAATCCATTAATTACCAAAAGCAGAATGGCAGTATGAGGTTCTCTCCTGTCTATGATGTCTACATCTATGAATATctggctaggtttacagtaccaagcATGGATGCCTTCGTATTGAGTCCAGTTAGACAACCTTTGGTTCTTTTCCAGGTGGAAGTGCCATTCTTGCACGATTGGAGTTATCTTGCCAGGCTAGTCATTGTTATGGTTCCAAGGCTTTACAGCTGGGTAGCGCTATtgactgtttttctctttgcagCTTGAATAGTACCCCCAGGTATTATGAAATAACTGAATCACGATAAAGAAGAGATCACACTACTTAAAGCAACAGAGAATAAGGAGTAGTGCTACCTCTGCTCCTTGCCATAGTGATGAAGTCACTATGAGTGCCATAGTCCCAACATGTAGCTGCCAAGGTTGAATCTTAACCTTCTGGGAGTGTTCCTACTTTGGCATCACCAAAATTCAATTTATATTCTTTAGATAAATAGGAGTGatcaataataaaatttatatagaaatatGAATGAAGATAAGAAGAAGTTTAGTGGACAATGTGCTTTATGCATAAACTTGAGGACTTGAGATAGGATCCCCAGAAGCTGAACAGGCATAATAGACACCTGTAACCCAAGTACTCAGGAAGCAAATACAGGAGATCCCAGTGTGTGTGGACTGCTAGACAACTAGCTGATTACTAAGCTCTGGATTCAATTGAGAGACCTTGTTACAATAAGTGAAGTGGAAAGTGATGAAGAGAGATACTTGACATTAAATTCAGGACTCTTTCTGTCTATTGactgcatgcacaaacacaccaaagaaggaaagaaaaaaatcacttgacTACAAAGAGCCAAATCAATACCAAGCCTATAGAGTAAAAATTATTGTATCACAATAGGCTACTTCAAACTAAAGTACAGAATACAGTAACAAAACAGCAGgtgaatatttttccttatgGCCTATATACCTCAGAATCTTTCAAAGAGTATAAAGATTACATTTTGGTTACATTCtgttttcaagtgaatgattacaatgaacacacataaaaaaacaacatttttctATATCCctcacatgattaaacattttacgtATAACAGGTGAAAAACAAGTTGTCCCAAGTACTCACATACATTCTtgtccaagcaacttgttatacaTTCACAGAGTATAAGCAAGCAAGGTGTTTTTCTCAGCTAGTCCTTTTACTCACAGGATGCATATTATGGTTATAAAGAATGAATCAGCGAGtttattacttattttgaaaTGTAATCTTTTAAGAATCAGACACTTAAACTTTCAtctatgaaaaagaatcagtcagctctatTTTAAATCTTCAGGGTACATGCCGACTcatctatagtttttttttatatcaagAAGCTGAGGGTAGAAATGGTCACAAGTAATTAATCATTGCTTTTGGCTACCAATCCATTCTAGCAAGAAAAGCACATCATCTAATAATTAGTGGGatgctttgtttttgttccctAACCTTAATGAATCTATCACTCAGCTATGTGTCCTTTTgaactttagattgttttctaaaGTTTTTCACCTCAAAACTATTTGACAAAAACACCTTAATCTAaccttacattatttttaaagctttgtttcagctatgatgaactccaaaacctgtgaacacatctcccaaccttaaaattaaaagaatttaagatagCCGGGCTACTTGGGactcagttgtttttcttaatcattaatcTAAGCCACAATATATATGCCTCCTCAATAGAAACTCAAGTGTTTAGCTATGTGACaggtttgtctttttcttttttaaaatttaatgttttaagtttTCTGCAGCCTTTGCTTTATCAGAGGCAGGGGAATGTTTCATCCTACCTTCACTTATGTTAATTTTCCACTAAATTAGGCTCTATTATAACCCCTTATtatattcattaaaaacaaaacatcatcaGAATCCTATTTAAACTATTACCATATAAAATCATTGCTTTAGTTTAACAGTACAGCTTAGGAGGACATCATCTTTATAATAATCACAGGCCAAAAAAGTCCAGTAGAAAGAGATATTTCCAAAAGATGTTCCTCATTAAGGGCAGTGAGGATATCTCTACACTCACTCATACTAAGACAGATACAAGAGAAAAATGGCAGTGATAAGTATGCAAAAGACACAGCACTAGCAAGAAATTTTCTGTTGCTGATGCTCTCGGAGGTCTTCCCTATCCAAGAGTCACCCATCAGGGTTTTGTTTCTGGTGGGCCAATCTCCTGAAGTCAATTGTCATCTGCTGTTCCTTTGACATGGCCCCCGGCCGATCTCCAGGCTCATTAATGTTATTCTCATTAATGTTACTATGAGACACAAAATCCCTTCTTTTTAACGACCGTGCTATAATCCACTGTATGCgtacttatgtatatatgtgtgtgtttgtgtgtgggtctgtgtgtgtgtgtgtgtgtgtgtgtgtgtgagagagagagagagagagagagagagagagagagagagactgtgttaTATGCTTATTGTTCACTCATCTGTCACCTGTAAAGGAGCAGTTGGGTTGTTTCTATATTGGTTActataaataatatttcaataGTCATGGGGCCAACACAGGGTCATTTTCTCTGGATGATAAATTCCAAAGATGATAATGGttaataattctctttcttagttgtctgtgtctgtctttatcttttctgtctcccctcccttccattcgATTTTACTTGTTTcctcgtgtttttttttttcctctgtctccctctctatTTCTCCATTATTCTGTTTGGTCCTCAACTCTTTgaccttcttttctccctccctcctccttccctccctctctcccttctttcttccttactttcttcCTTCAATCCTTCCTTccatattccttttctttctttgatggggatggaatccagggctctACAAACTGGAAACTGTGAGCTTTACACTGGTTGCATACTGAGGACCTATTTTAATATTGTTATAGAAATGGTTATATGCTTTCTTAAATGaaaacatacattaatttatgtTCTCAGTAACTCTGTGCAAGTTTCCTTTCTTAACACTTAACCAAAACTTGTTATTTTTGACCCTTTATTAAAAGCTCTTTTAACAAGTGTGAAATGGTATTTCAGAGCGTTTGCAATTTGCAGTCCCCTGGTAAGCAGCTATGTAAGCATTTGCTTATATATCTGTTCATCTTTGGATTGTCTTTAAATGTTAAATCCAAGATAGATTTTTATAAGCCTGAGTTCTAACCTTCTGGactattaatataattataataattttcagttttttcttctgtctttcaggTAGTGCTGCAAAGAGCATAAATAATAGGAACAAATCACTCTGTGGTGTTATAATTTATGTTCGTGGGATTCACCAACTCCTGGAAGATGCAAGTActtctgtttgtgtttgcttCAGTGTTTTATATGGCAAGCATGATGGGAAACTCCCTCATCATTTTCACAGTGGCTTCTGATCCTCACTTACATTCTCCCATGTACTTTCTGTTGGCCAATCTCTCCTTCATTGATTTAGGTGCATCATGTGTCACTTGTCCCAAGATGATTTATGACCTGTTCAGAAAGCGCAAAGTCATCTCCTTTAGAGGTTGCATCACTCAGATCTTCTTCATCCATGTGATTGGTGGTGTAGAGGTGGTGCTGCTTATAGGCATGGCTTATGATAGATATGTAGCCATATGTAAGCCTCTCCATTATTTGACCATTATGAAGCCAAAATGTGCATTTTCATCTTAGTGTCTGCCTGGGTGGTTGGCCTGATGCATTCCCTGGTTCAATTTGTTTATGTAGTAAATCTGCCTTTCTGTGGACCAAATATTTTGGACAGTTTTACTGTGACCTTCCTTGGTTCATTAGACTTTCTTGCATAGATACCAACCATTAGATTCATATCTGTAGGTTCTTTCTTCATACTGGCCATATCTTATATTGTCATAATAGTCACTATTCAGAAACATTCTTCACACGGTTCCTCCAAAGCCATGTCTACACATTCTGCTCACATCTTTGCTGTGGTCCCGTTCTTTGACTCCCCTGACATTTGTTTATACATGATCTCCCCCCTTCTCACACCTTGATAAGTATCTTGCCGTATTTGATGCATTTGGTCCTCCTTTTCTGAACTCTGTTATCTAAATGTTGAGGAATCAAGAAATGAAGATGGTGATGAGTACACAGACAGCTAATGATATAGGGGAAGATCTCTTAAATGATTGTAGTGTGAACTTTTCTCATTGAACACAGTCCATTTTGACCAAATTTAGTGAAAAATTACTTTCCAAGACAGATTTGTTTACATATACTGATATTtgagtgatttttcttttctgctacGAGAGATTTGCAATGTGTTCTAACAACAGAGAAGCAATTACATATTCATAAAACAAAGTTTATAAGGCAGAGCTCAATTCTCAGTGAAGCAAGCTTTTGGTtgtccagaagacagaagaatGCTTTAAGACTAATATAGGAAAcataaacctctctctctctctctctctctctctctctctctctctctctctctctctttctctgtatatctctgtttctctttctaagATAAATTTTCTTACATAAAGAATTTTCTGATAGTACTCCATGTGGAATTTACAAGTTGACATTGATCTGtgtaaattttttccttttttggaccTTGGATACACTCCAGCCACTCTTCTGATTGTCTGGTTATTCAAAAAGTTTTGAATCTGTAACCATACACATTCAATTGTCAAGAATATAAAGTGTCAGGTTAAGATTATGATATTCAAATTTATTCAAGTTTCCTTCCTACTCCCTTTCTATTTCAAATTTTCTTAGTATATATCTGTGATAGAGTTAGCAAGAatgttttgtgatatttttgAGGTGCAAATGAAgctataactttttaaaatctgttgaTACATTGTAGGAACCTAGGCACTTCATAGACACACATAGAGTGCTAACTCCTTAAGCAACTATAGAACAGCAGTAGTATTGTCGTTCTGCCTCCCTTTCTATATCCTCAATTCCTCCATGTATCAAGCTAGTTTCAAGTGTGTCATTCTGCTTTTAGTCACCAGGCTAACTATCAACAACACCATTGGAATTGGAGGCATTGAGAGATATAGTATTAACTCTCTTTGGTCTCCACCTCATATCCATTTTTCCTTGTGGGATTATAGCACCTCTAACTTTGTGTCTAGATTGAGGTTACAACCTTCTTGGGCATCTTTGTGAGTTGACCATTTGATAAATCTAGTTCCTGTAAGTAATCCTTTATTGTGTATCATTCatactttttctacttcccttgttaAAGTGTGAGTGGTTGAGATCCTACATATCTGGCAGCTTCATCATTTGTGAGTTCATAAAATGCTTCATCCAAGCTATCTTGTACTTCAACAAGGCATTGTTTGACCAAGGGACATATTTAAATGAAACCTAATACAAAATTCACTAGTTTACATATGTTGCCCATGACAAGCAACCAGTTTTCAGATTTAGTGATGTAATTTGCTAAAGGGCAGTCACAATAGTAATTGTGGGACTACAATGAGTCATGTGTGCTCCAACAGACCATAAATAAATCCCATGATAAGCTGCAGAAGCAGCTGTGGTACTCTCCTATTTACACCTCCTATTGTCTCACCCTGTTCTGGAATTATAGATTTGATTTAAGATCCTAGAAATCCATAGAGCTCTGTAGTTATAGGATTTCCATTGCTGGTCTTGAGGTTCTTTACAATTGTCTGGTGTTCTTAAAAATCTTCTCAAAATATTGCAGAATTCTTTcagttagttttttgttttactCATTAGAGCAGTGCATGCCTTCTTGTCTGAACTTTGAATACTTCTCATACCATCTGTATAACAATGACctttatttttctgggtctggattacctcattcagAACCCATTTCCAGTTTTATCCATTTACAtggaaatttaataatttcatttttaatagctgaataatattttacTGGGTAGATATAGAACCTTTTCATTTCTATAAGTTGATCTAAGCTcttcttatttcctttcttttcaaggTGTTTTAGGACTTTTATTCTACTTCCCAAACTGAACTATACTTAGACTGTTAGTTTGATTTAACTAAGTGAAGACCATCAAACTTTGTgataatatttatctatttactaaTGAAGAATAGCaatgattaattaaaaaatatttagttagGATCTCACTATTTTGCCCTGGATGTTCTGTAAAttactctgtagatgaggctgacctcaaactcacagagatctctctgcttctgccttctgaacacTGAAATTAAAGCcacataccaccatgcctagccataATTGTTAACGTTTATATCCATGTAGGTTACTGATACCTCAACAATCCCAGTTTTCTATTTTACTCAGTGTTATACTACAAGTTATAAAATTCTTTGGTCACTTAGGCCAAATCAAGGATGTCTCCAGAGAAAGAATTCTGTAACCATGTGATCCTTCTAAATTGCCATGTTTTGTAGTGTCTCTTGGTCAGTAGCCTCTTGAGGTGTGTAAAATTAGTTTTTTTATCTCCCTAATAGAAGATTCCATTAGGCATTTTATGtgagagaagacaaagaaaccTGACTCTGCTAAGATGCTGTTGTTATTCAGGTAAAATGCATGGATGGAAATAGACTTAACAATGCTTGGGTGGTTTATTCTCAGATGTTACTTTGTGATTGGAACTGTCATAGACAAGAGTCACATCCTAAAGGGCCCGAGGAAGACGAGCAAAGTAGAGAGCAGTCAGGAAAAGGAACTGAACGCACAGGAAGATAGCTGATACACACCAACTCAAGTATTGGCAAAGGCTAAGTAACCAACTGCCTATGAGCTAGAACCACATTGTGAATGGCCTCGAGAAGTCAAACAACCTTGTAACATTTTCTACTAAGTTTATGCATAATTAATCATTATATACTCATTAATAATTGATTAAATGAATAATATAATATCCTATGAACTGATAACTGTGGAAAATGataatatgtataaataaaaggcataaatttatatatttctattcaCTTTAAAAATAGGTGACTATGAACGATTTACCTTCTATGAATCATTTGGTGAATAGTCTGTAAAGCAGAAGCaaagttttataaatttttgttttctagattggaagaatttttataaatatctgaTCCAAAGTAAAATGAGGCCCAAAGTCTCAATGCTAAAAACAAATATCCTGGTAGAATATAATCTCTAAATCTTAAAGATAccagtttaatttattttttcttgttttcatatgCCATTTATAGTTTTAATCTTTGTATTCATTTGATTCTGTTCAGTGATCTTTCAGTGATCCGAAAGACTTAAAGAGCCATGAAGTGAGTTTTTACTTaagtatttatttgaaaaaattacAGGATATTTCCCAAaccattaaataaatttaatgatgTTCTAAAATTAGGAGGGTCTAAATTTCCTTGGGTTTAAGGATTTGAAACAATCTTCAAAGTGAAAATCCAAATAGATTCAACTGAGGGAGTAAAATTCCTAATTCAAaatgttttatgtctaatttttgtaagctttaccattttttttcttcccaattaTATAAGAACCCACATCATGTGGAATATACTCTGGCTTATGTTCACACCCAGGATTTATGGACTGATGGCCTGGAAAAGTGTAAATTTtgatatttgaattttattttaacattaaattGCTAGAGAAATTTTTCAATGATTACTGTTCATGTACCTATCAACATGAACACCAGGTCTTTTGCATGCTATCACAGTCTCtgttgagttcatatgtgcatcatgCCTCTTCGGTCTTTTCCTGgcgtcatccaccacctctggctcttacaatccttcaACCTTTTCTCCCTGGCTTCTTTAGGTTCCATTTCTGCTGAGATCTTTCAGTAACTGAGTCTCCATGACTTTATTTTCACTTACCACTGTGACTTCCTGGCTTGTTAATGTAATTATAAAATACagatttccatttcttcttttaaaggtgCAGAATAGTCTGGGGtgcttggatgtgtgtgtgtgtgtgtgtgtgtgtgtgtgttatacatgtaTCTATCAATGAAGGCAGATTGTTTACttataatgtttatggataattctacagtgaaaaaagaaaatgtcatttcttCAAGATACATATCCTGAAGGTGAGAATTTCTCTATAGtatgataattctttttttaatctttcctatcttttctcttctctccatttccccttaCAATCTATacacttctctttctgtttcgTACTATTGAGGATTAAGATTAGGGTCTTACATATGATAGCCAAATACAAATTTATAGTGCTACAAAttgaatctgtctttaaaaatttGCCAACATTCCATCATTTTCTTTAGAGGATGTATTAATTTATATTCTTATCATGAGTTTATTATGAtgccttcttttaaaatatttatttctaaaaattttacgTGAATTTATGTCTATGCATTTGTTTTGTGTGGCtgggtaccttttttttttttttttttttttttttttttttttttttttggtttttcgagacaggatttctctgtggctttggagcctgtcctggaactagttttgtagaccaggctggtctggtctcgaactcacagagatccgcctgcctctgcctcccgagtgctgggattaaaggcgtgcgccaccatctgcCGGCTTCCATCCAACCTTgttatcttttgatttttttacaaaGTATCTTTTCACATGTGTCATGTCATAGTGCACTATAGTTTTAATTGACAATCCTATTAGGGTTGCTTAAATTGAGCTCTTATTCAGAGCTGTTTTATTTTAGGCTAGTTGTAATGTTTAGGTGAAAATAGACTTTCATAACTTGGAGGTTCTCCTATTCTATTAGTACAACTGTAATATACAGTTTTTCCTATTTCCTCCTTCAGGTAGCCTTGCCATCAAAGCCAATGGAAGGTGTGAATCAGTCTGTGGTGTCAGAGTTTGTGTTCCTGGGACTCACCAACTCTTGGAATATTCAACTGTTCCTTTTTGTGTTTTCCTCCACATTTTATATAGCAAGTATGTTGGGAAACTCCCTCATTGTGTTCATTGTGGCTTCTGACCCTCACTTAAACTCTCCCATGTACTTTCTGTTGGCTAACCTCTCCTTCATTGACTTGGGTGTTTCTTCTGTCACTTCCCCCAAGATGATTTGTGACCTATTCAGAAAGCATAAGGTCATCTCCTTTAGAGGCTGTATTACTCAGATCTTCTTCATCCATGTCATTGGTGGTGTAGAAATGGTTTTACTCATAGCCATGGCCTTTGACAGATATGTGGCCATATGTAAGCCTCTCCATTATCTGACCATCATGAGCCCAAAGATATGCATCTTGTTTTCAGTGGCCTCCTGGGTGGTTGGATTTATGCATTCTCTGGTTCAAATGGCTTTTGTAGTAAACTTACCATTTTGTGGACCAAATGTTTTGGACAGCTTCTACTGTGACTTTCCCAGATTCATCAAACTTGcttgcacagacacatacagactgGAATTACTGGTATCAATCAATAGTGGATTCATGTCTGTGGGCTCCTTCTTCATTCTGATCATTTCCTACATTGTCATCGTATTTACTGTTCAGAAGCATTCTTCAAAGGGCTCCTCCAAGGCTCTGTCTACGCTTTCAGCTCATGTGACTGTCGTGGTCTTATTCTTTGGTCCTGTGATGTTTTTCTATACATGGCCTTCTTCTTACACACACTTGGATAAGTTTCTGGCTATATTTGATGCGATTGTCACTCCTTTTTTGAATCCTATAATTTACGCATTGAGGAATCAAGAAATGAAAACGGCAGTGATGTGAGTATTCAGCACGCTGATGAGCTACAGGCAAACTCTTAACACCTGACCTGTGAACAGTCTTAACTGAGTACAGCAATTCACTGCTAACACATTTCtaagaagaaatatttctttgcctATTTTTATATGCttatctataatatatatgctaTTTTGTCTTGTACTTAGTAATGAGTGACAATAtcttattaaaatactaattacatctatttatattaatatacatatattacatatattaaaatataatgagcTCAATTCCTAAGGAATAATACCTACATGATGTAATCTCTTACACATAAAGAAGATGGATATTTACTTGAAGGTCTTCAGAAGAGGAAAAACCTCTCTCTCTAGCTCTTTctcaaaattatttgtattttaagagtATGTTTGTATGCGTGTGTCTTTGTACATGTAAGGGCAGGTACCTCTGGAGCCTGGGAGAGTGTATTTGATGCGCTGATGGTGGAGTTATATGTTGTTTGGAACCATCTGAACTAGGTGACAGGAACCAGTCTTGGGCCCTCTGGAAGGATAGTATATACTCTTAAaaggtgagccatctctctagactctGTTTCTACTTTTGAATAGAACTGTTTGTGAAAAACAGAGACTTCTCGTTGCATTCCACATAGTGTTTATATAAGAATTATTGAACAGAATCATTTTTCcatgtgtgcaccatcatgctgcctttttctctcttttggacTTTTGCAGTTACGCAAGGAATTTAGAACTTTTAAATGCACATCAGAGTCTTACATAAGTATTGCTTGGGTAGAAACTTTGTGAGTTATGTTTGGAACAACAAAAAGGTGCCAAAGAGACATGTTGATCTTTTCTTCTGCTGATTAGACTACTCAAGGACATTTAATAtcatttaactttttttcccctatttttcatcttcctttttttattttgtcttatcaTAATGCAAAGAGATGTTTGGGTGACATTTGGATGGTAAAATATTCTTGTTTTAAGATAGATGCAAGTGTTGGAATCAAAACACTTAATATACATTTCTAGTGCCATGTTGGTGTTGTACAAATGTATGGGACcactaagatttttaaaatttccttccttgttctcattctttcctttcaGTTCCTCCATGTCCCAGGTCAGCTGCAAGTATCATTGTGATAAAAGTCCCAGGCTTTGCTCACATGGTAAACATTAAGACAGACACAACATtcctggtttctgcttcatgGCCTTTTTCCCTTTCACAATTTTGGATCAAAAGCTCCAGGTCCAGAGTGAGATTTAGTAACAACAGATGTACCTGAACCTTTTTAATGAAACTCAGATTTCCATTGAATTCCATTAAGGAATCCCTTATTGATGATTTTTAGAATAGCTTACCAAATGAAGCTATGAGGGACATAGACTCATATGTCCTTTCATTATCTTCATTTGTGGATTTCAAGAATGCCTTATcaatctaaattttttttaattgaaaaaatttctgtctcctcccgcctcctatttccctatCCCTaacccctcctctccccctctcccctcctctccccctcctctcactcctttccccctccctctccagtcctaagagcagtcagggttcgctgccctgtgggaagtccaaggtcctcccccctccatc
Proteins encoded in this window:
- the LOC130881519 gene encoding olfactory receptor 4F3/4F16/4F29-like, which codes for MEGVNQSVVSEFVFLGLTNSWNIQLFLFVFSSTFYIASMLGNSLIVFIVASDPHLNSPMYFLLANLSFIDLGVSSVTSPKMICDLFRKHKVISFRGCITQIFFIHVIGGVEMVLLIAMAFDRYVAICKPLHYLTIMSPKICILFSVASWVVGFMHSLVQMAFVVNLPFCGPNVLDSFYCDFPRFIKLACTDTYRLELLVSINSGFMSVGSFFILIISYIVIVFTVQKHSSKGSSKALSTLSAHVTVVVLFFGPVMFFYTWPSSYTHLDKFLAIFDAIVTPFLNPIIYALRNQEMKTAVM